The Campylobacter concisus genome contains a region encoding:
- a CDS encoding serine hydroxymethyltransferase: MSLQSYDKDIYDLVNLELKRQCDHLEMIASENFTYPDVMEVMGSILTNKYAEGYPGKRYYGGCEFVDEIEQIAIDRCKELFGCEFANVQPNSGSQANQGVYGALLNPGDKILGMDLSHGGHLTHGAKVSSSGKMYESFFYGVELDGRINYDRVMDIAKIVKPKMIVCGASAYTREIEFKKFREIADAVGAILFADVAHIAGLVVAGEHQNPFPHCDVVSSTTHKTLRGPRGGIIMTNNEEYAKKINASIFPGIQGGPLVHVIAAKAVGFKHNLSPEWKIYAKQVKANAKKLGEVLISRGFELVSGGTDNHLILMSFLNREFSGKDADIALGNAGITVNKNTVPGETRSPFITSGIRVGSPALTARGMKEAEFELIANKIADVLSDINNTSLQEKTKAELVELAHKFIIYDKATF; this comes from the coding sequence ATGAGTTTGCAAAGCTACGATAAAGATATTTACGACCTAGTAAATTTAGAGTTAAAACGCCAATGTGATCACCTTGAGATGATCGCTAGCGAAAATTTCACATATCCAGATGTTATGGAGGTGATGGGCTCAATCCTAACAAACAAATATGCTGAGGGCTACCCTGGTAAGAGATACTATGGTGGTTGTGAATTTGTCGATGAGATCGAGCAAATCGCGATCGATAGATGTAAAGAGCTCTTTGGATGTGAATTTGCAAACGTTCAACCAAACTCAGGCTCTCAGGCAAACCAAGGCGTTTATGGTGCTTTGCTTAATCCAGGCGATAAAATTTTAGGCATGGATCTAAGCCACGGCGGACACTTAACTCACGGCGCAAAGGTAAGCAGCTCTGGCAAGATGTATGAGAGCTTTTTCTACGGCGTCGAGCTTGATGGTCGCATAAACTACGATAGAGTTATGGATATCGCAAAGATAGTAAAACCAAAAATGATCGTTTGTGGCGCAAGCGCATACACAAGAGAGATCGAGTTTAAGAAATTTAGAGAGATAGCTGACGCTGTTGGCGCGATACTCTTTGCAGACGTTGCTCACATCGCTGGCCTAGTCGTAGCTGGTGAACATCAAAATCCTTTCCCACACTGCGACGTCGTAAGCTCAACTACGCATAAAACATTAAGAGGCCCAAGAGGCGGCATAATAATGACAAATAACGAAGAGTATGCTAAGAAGATAAATGCCTCTATTTTTCCAGGCATCCAGGGCGGACCACTAGTTCATGTTATCGCAGCAAAAGCAGTTGGTTTTAAGCACAACCTTAGTCCTGAGTGGAAAATTTATGCTAAACAAGTGAAAGCAAATGCTAAAAAACTTGGCGAGGTGCTAATAAGTAGAGGCTTTGAACTAGTAAGTGGCGGCACTGATAATCACCTAATCTTAATGAGCTTTTTAAACCGCGAATTTAGCGGAAAAGACGCAGACATCGCTCTAGGAAATGCTGGCATAACTGTAAATAAAAACACAGTCCCTGGCGAGACAAGAAGTCCATTTATCACAAGTGGTATACGTGTGGGTAGTCCTGCGCTTACGGCTCGTGGTATGAAAGAGGCTGAGTTTGAGCTAATAGCAAACAAAATAGCTGACGTGCTAAGCGACATAAACAACACATCTTTGCAAGAGAAGACAAAAGCTGAGCTAGTTGAACTTGCTCATAAATTTATAATCTATGATAAAGCGACATTTTGA